A region from the Brachyspira hampsonii genome encodes:
- a CDS encoding class I SAM-dependent DNA methyltransferase: MANLSWNEIKNRALDFQKKWQNEKRENAEKQTFYNEFFEVFGISRRRVASFEEPIKKLNNKQGFIDLFWKGVLLVEHKSLGKNLEEAKAQAFEYFEGLKESELPRYILVSDFNNFELFDLDENQEYKFEFKDFYKNIKLFGFIAGYQKRVYKDLEPANIKASELMGKLYDKLAKNNYKQHDLELFLVRVLFCLFADDTGIFKNEDFKYLIEDKTKEDGSDTGIWLHQLFEVLDTKIEDRQTNLDETLKEFPYINGSLFENTVRIPSFDKEMRDALIECCYFDWSNISPAIFGSLFQCVADKEKRRSFGEHYTSEKNIMKTISALFLDELREEFEKVKTNKNKLKEFHQKISKLKFLDPACGCGNFLIIAYREIRELEIDILTELYKEDLKDGVLSIDISNLSLIDVDNFYGIEINEFPAKIAEVALWLMDHLMNLKLSIKFGRAFERIPLKKSAVIKNENALIIDWKNIIDVKELSYILGNPPFVGARMKSKEQSEEMKKVFNNMKGYGDLDYVSAWYKKSAELIKGTKIKAAFVSTNSITQGTQVSILWENLIKECGVYIHFAHRTFEWNNEAKGKAHVYCVIIGFANFNIDKKRLFDYEDIKGEPHEIISENINPYLIDFENIFIGSRKESICEIPKMVFGSMPNDGGYLLFETEEEKEEFIEKEPNSEKYIKRFIGSDEYINNIKRYCLWLENISPSELKKMPLVMERIEKVKKHRLNSKRDATVKLANTPYLFGEIRQPKNNYIVVPLNTSSRRTYIPVGFIDKNIIASNACSMINTSELYYFGVITSIMHMVWTKYVCGRLKSDYRYSKDIVYNNFPWPLSISEELKTSIEIRAKGVLSARAMFPDSSLADLYDPLTMPKVLIDAHSKLDLEVDKAYGVKKNELKNESERIKFLFKMYEKYIDNL; this comes from the coding sequence ATGGCTAATTTATCTTGGAATGAAATAAAAAACAGAGCTTTAGACTTTCAAAAAAAATGGCAGAATGAAAAAAGAGAGAATGCAGAAAAGCAGACTTTTTATAATGAGTTTTTTGAAGTTTTCGGAATAAGCAGGAGAAGAGTTGCTAGTTTTGAAGAACCTATAAAAAAATTAAATAATAAACAAGGATTTATAGATTTATTTTGGAAGGGTGTATTATTAGTTGAGCATAAATCATTAGGCAAAAACTTAGAAGAAGCAAAAGCACAGGCATTTGAATATTTTGAGGGATTAAAAGAAAGCGAACTTCCTAGATATATATTAGTTTCTGACTTTAATAATTTTGAACTTTTTGATTTAGATGAAAATCAAGAATACAAGTTTGAGTTTAAAGATTTTTATAAAAATATAAAATTATTCGGATTTATAGCGGGATATCAGAAAAGGGTTTATAAAGATTTAGAGCCTGCCAATATAAAGGCTTCAGAACTTATGGGAAAACTATATGATAAGCTTGCAAAAAACAATTATAAACAGCATGATTTAGAATTATTTTTGGTGAGGGTGCTTTTTTGTTTATTTGCTGATGATACAGGAATATTCAAAAATGAAGATTTTAAATATTTGATAGAAGATAAAACAAAAGAAGACGGAAGCGATACAGGAATATGGCTTCATCAATTATTTGAAGTGCTTGATACAAAAATAGAAGATAGACAAACTAATTTAGATGAAACATTAAAGGAGTTCCCTTATATTAATGGTTCTTTATTTGAAAATACTGTAAGGATACCTTCATTTGATAAAGAGATGAGAGATGCTTTGATTGAATGCTGTTATTTTGATTGGAGCAATATATCTCCTGCAATATTCGGATCGCTTTTTCAATGCGTTGCTGATAAAGAAAAAAGGAGAAGTTTCGGAGAGCATTATACAAGCGAAAAAAATATAATGAAAACTATAAGTGCATTATTTTTAGATGAATTAAGAGAAGAGTTTGAGAAAGTAAAGACAAATAAAAATAAATTAAAAGAGTTTCATCAGAAGATATCAAAATTGAAATTTTTAGACCCTGCATGCGGCTGCGGAAACTTCTTAATTATAGCATACCGAGAAATAAGAGAATTAGAAATAGATATATTAACAGAGCTTTATAAAGAAGATTTAAAAGACGGAGTATTATCTATAGACATTTCAAATTTATCTTTGATAGATGTTGATAATTTTTACGGCATAGAGATAAATGAATTTCCTGCTAAAATAGCGGAAGTGGCTTTATGGCTTATGGATCATTTGATGAATTTAAAACTTTCTATTAAATTCGGCAGAGCATTTGAAAGAATACCATTAAAAAAATCGGCAGTTATAAAAAATGAAAATGCTTTGATTATAGATTGGAAAAATATAATAGATGTAAAAGAACTTTCGTATATACTTGGAAATCCTCCTTTTGTTGGAGCTAGAATGAAGAGCAAAGAACAAAGCGAGGAGATGAAAAAAGTATTTAATAATATGAAAGGATACGGCGATTTAGACTATGTAAGTGCTTGGTATAAAAAGTCAGCTGAACTTATAAAGGGTACAAAAATAAAAGCTGCATTTGTTTCAACTAACTCTATAACGCAGGGTACACAGGTGAGCATATTATGGGAAAATCTTATAAAAGAATGCGGAGTTTATATACATTTTGCCCATAGAACTTTTGAATGGAATAATGAAGCTAAGGGCAAGGCACATGTTTACTGCGTAATAATAGGTTTTGCTAACTTTAATATTGATAAGAAAAGACTTTTTGACTATGAGGATATAAAGGGCGAGCCTCATGAAATAATATCTGAAAATATTAATCCTTATTTAATAGATTTTGAAAATATTTTTATAGGGAGCAGAAAAGAATCAATATGTGAAATACCAAAGATGGTATTTGGAAGTATGCCTAATGATGGCGGATATTTATTATTTGAAACAGAAGAAGAAAAAGAAGAATTTATAGAAAAAGAACCGAATTCAGAAAAATATATAAAAAGATTTATAGGAAGTGATGAATATATAAATAATATAAAAAGATATTGTTTATGGCTTGAAAATATTTCACCTTCCGAATTAAAAAAAATGCCTTTAGTTATGGAAAGAATAGAAAAAGTAAAAAAACATAGATTAAATTCTAAAAGAGATGCAACTGTTAAACTTGCAAACACTCCGTATTTATTTGGAGAAATAAGACAGCCAAAAAATAATTATATAGTAGTTCCTTTAAATACTTCATCAAGAAGAACTTACATACCTGTAGGCTTTATTGATAAAAATATAATAGCTAGTAATGCCTGTTCTATGATAAATACTTCTGAGTTATATTATTTTGGGGTAATTACTTCAATCATGCATATGGTTTGGACAAAATATGTATGCGGCAGGCTTAAGAGTGATTATAGATATTCCAAAGATATAGTATACAATAATTTTCCTTGGCCGCTATCCATATCTGAAGAGCTTAAAACCAGCATAGAGATTAGGGCTAAAGGGGTGCTTAGTGCTAGGGCTATGTTTCCAGACTCCTCACTTGCTGATCTTTATGACCCTTTGACTATGCCTAAAGTGTTGATTGATGCTCACAGCAAATTAGATTTAGAAGTTGATAAGGCGTACGGCGTCAAAAAAAATGAACTCAAAAACGAAAGTGAGAGGATTAAATTCCTATTCAAAATGTATGAAAAGTATATTGATAATTTATGA
- a CDS encoding tetratricopeptide repeat protein, translating to MNDKEKRLKKIFKQIEKYNDGKHDNKIIELCDEGLNTDNKNIQLYLFKCNSLKRLEKYHNNKNYCFQIIENYTKVIELSNNNYTLFEAYFNRGANYNFIEKYNKAIEDFNKAIEINPNYCVTYYNRGISYFKLGYYEKSVEDFSKTIKIFSDYYIAYYNRGISYFYLEDYNKSIEDLNEFFTAKNNFDKIKNNKNIPYIENNIRDYHVYESLGISHSYLKYYDKAIEYFNKAIEINPNYHRAYYNMAVTYLQYKNENLDLANYYLDKVIEINSDDYMSYNGKGFIYNYKGEDENAINNFQKSIELNDKYESPYYGILTPYLKKEQYDRCIDVIKNILSVFEYPKTYRLIRAFLEIKDKNIKNNNIELFNNIVKKINIEFQLFNRKIEKMSLFNYIKINKNTIDVIYNNKIWIGHSKYFNDPIDPYIKTDISYKEILDKIKVSCLTTHNDNTLMWSHYADKHQGICIEYDITSIHNRENLILKKVNYEASLTTNNINYYTDTMGKLFNNVKTSDNRNIDYIIDTFTVKSKEWEYEDEYRILFYDEENKNPNGRSIDLQIKSICFGVQTSKEDKELVYNIVNSINEKRLDYNNDIIKLYQAELDDNELFKINIKPYKHGNDGS from the coding sequence ATGAATGATAAAGAAAAACGATTAAAAAAAATTTTTAAGCAAATAGAAAAATATAATGATGGAAAACATGATAATAAAATAATAGAGTTATGTGATGAAGGCTTAAATACTGATAATAAAAATATTCAATTATATTTATTTAAGTGTAATTCTTTAAAAAGATTAGAAAAGTACCATAATAATAAAAATTATTGTTTTCAAATTATAGAGAATTATACAAAAGTTATAGAATTAAGTAATAATAATTATACTTTGTTTGAGGCATATTTTAATAGAGGAGCAAATTATAACTTTATAGAAAAATACAATAAAGCTATAGAAGATTTTAATAAAGCTATAGAAATAAATCCTAATTATTGTGTAACATATTATAATAGAGGAATATCTTATTTTAAATTAGGATATTATGAAAAATCAGTAGAAGATTTTAGTAAAACTATAAAAATATTTTCTGATTATTACATAGCATATTATAATAGGGGAATATCTTATTTTTATTTAGAAGATTATAACAAATCTATTGAGGATTTAAATGAATTTTTTACTGCTAAAAATAACTTTGATAAAATAAAAAATAATAAAAATATTCCATATATAGAAAATAATATTAGAGATTATCATGTATATGAGTCTTTAGGTATTTCTCATTCTTATTTAAAATATTATGATAAAGCTATAGAGTATTTTAATAAAGCTATAGAAATAAATCCTAATTATCATAGAGCATATTATAATATGGCTGTTACTTATTTACAGTATAAAAATGAAAATTTAGATTTAGCAAATTATTATTTAGATAAAGTTATAGAAATAAATTCTGATGATTATATGTCATATAATGGTAAAGGATTTATTTATAACTATAAGGGAGAAGATGAAAATGCTATAAATAATTTTCAAAAATCAATAGAATTAAATGATAAATATGAATCTCCATATTATGGTATATTAACTCCATATTTAAAAAAAGAACAATATGATAGATGTATAGATGTAATAAAAAATATATTATCAGTATTTGAGTATCCAAAAACTTATAGATTAATTAGAGCATTTTTAGAAATAAAAGATAAAAATATAAAAAATAATAATATAGAACTTTTTAATAATATTGTAAAAAAAATAAATATTGAATTTCAATTATTTAATAGAAAAATTGAAAAAATGAGTTTATTTAATTATATAAAAATTAATAAAAATACAATAGATGTTATTTATAATAATAAAATATGGATTGGACATTCAAAATATTTTAATGACCCAATTGATCCTTATATAAAAACAGATATATCTTACAAGGAAATACTTGATAAAATAAAAGTATCTTGTTTAACAACACATAATGATAATACTTTAATGTGGAGCCATTATGCTGATAAACATCAAGGTATATGTATTGAATATGATATTACTTCAATACATAATAGAGAAAATTTAATTTTAAAAAAAGTTAATTATGAAGCAAGTTTAACAACTAATAATATAAATTATTACACAGATACAATGGGAAAATTATTTAATAATGTCAAAACATCAGATAATAGAAATATAGATTATATAATAGATACTTTTACAGTTAAATCAAAAGAATGGGAATATGAAGACGAGTACCGTATACTTTTTTATGATGAAGAAAATAAAAATCCTAATGGTAGAAGTATTGATTTACAAATAAAAAGTATTTGTTTTGGAGTGCAGACATCAAAAGAAGATAAAGAACTTGTATACAATATAGTGAACTCAATAAATGAAAAAAGACTTGATTATAATAATGACATAATTAAATTATATCAGGCTGAACTTGATGATAATGAGCTTTTTAAGATTAATATCAAGCCTTATAAACATGGAAATGACGGTTCATAA
- a CDS encoding MFS transporter — translation MTILVYSMPFLLYLCSSIFSTVLVINASISGASPFFVSLLGVSYGMGMMLTAGTFSRIKIQKKYYTNLIYVEALLQLIIAAACLIFLPPEMSLFYSFLYGCCATIFFVCFQSSLDVVSKDLPVTLSGALFIFSWSLGFAVGPTITGFIYKFDYKLGFYFVIAVSVIMFILFYLSRHLRFKANNKKRNWNIPFTRAPRYKVHIGWLVIFVGAMVLHTLRFMFLDYGINVIGFSEADSSLLVGSLSAFMALGSLSSAFCLRFLEKKRVFTIVGLLTPAALLLITFTRNFWLFLIAFMFLGFVSGFGYFFGLYYALADHDNAPRNVAVNEALTGVAALLIPFVMGYLASNFSYFVGFLFMMGVSLICYIIAIYTMWQKKRTALLKEKFNKMINEIDNKYIDKNI, via the coding sequence ATGACTATATTGGTATATTCTATGCCGTTTCTGCTTTACTTATGTTCAAGCATATTCAGTACGGTTTTAGTTATAAATGCTTCTATATCAGGAGCCAGCCCTTTTTTTGTATCATTGCTTGGGGTTTCTTATGGTATGGGTATGATGCTCACTGCTGGTACTTTCTCCCGCATCAAAATACAAAAGAAATATTATACAAATTTAATATATGTTGAAGCGTTACTTCAGCTTATTATTGCAGCAGCATGTTTGATATTTCTTCCGCCTGAGATGTCTTTATTTTATTCATTTTTATACGGATGCTGTGCTACTATATTTTTTGTATGCTTTCAATCCTCATTAGATGTAGTATCAAAGGATTTGCCTGTTACATTAAGCGGGGCATTATTTATATTTTCTTGGTCTTTAGGTTTTGCTGTAGGTCCTACTATTACTGGTTTTATATATAAGTTTGATTATAAATTGGGTTTTTATTTTGTTATAGCAGTAAGCGTAATAATGTTTATACTATTTTATCTTTCAAGGCATTTGAGATTTAAGGCTAACAACAAAAAAAGAAATTGGAATATACCTTTTACGCGTGCTCCTAGATATAAAGTGCATATAGGCTGGCTTGTTATATTTGTAGGTGCTATGGTTTTACATACTTTGAGGTTTATGTTTCTTGATTATGGAATAAATGTAATTGGTTTTTCTGAAGCCGATTCCTCCTTATTGGTAGGAAGTTTATCAGCTTTTATGGCTTTAGGTTCTTTATCATCTGCTTTTTGTTTGAGATTTTTAGAGAAAAAGAGAGTATTTACTATAGTAGGTCTTCTTACTCCTGCGGCTTTGCTTTTAATAACATTCACTAGGAATTTCTGGTTATTTTTGATAGCGTTTATGTTTTTGGGTTTTGTAAGCGGTTTTGGATATTTCTTTGGGCTTTATTATGCTTTGGCAGATCATGACAATGCTCCTAGAAATGTTGCTGTTAATGAGGCTTTAACAGGTGTTGCTGCTTTGCTTATACCTTTTGTAATGGGATATTTAGCTTCTAATTTCTCATATTTCGTTGGGTTTTTATTTATGATGGGCGTATCTTTAATATGCTACATTATAGCGATATACACTATGTGGCAGAAGAAAAGAACTGCTTTGCTTAAAGAAAAATTTAACAAGATGATAAATGAGATAGACAACAAATATATAGATAAAAATATTTAA
- a CDS encoding aldo/keto reductase has translation MQISENRYDNIIYNRCGKSGLKLPIVSLGLWHNFGENCDYNNMKDMIKTAFDNGITHFDLANNYGPPYGSAEISMGKILNDGLNKYRDELIISTKAGYDMWKGPYGDWGSKKYLIASINQSLKRLGLEYVDIFYHHRMDPETPLEETIEALTRIVKSGKALYAGLSNYDGPTMEKASKLLYMANVPFIINQNRYSIFDRTIENNGLKLKAKKLGKGIIAYSPLAQGLLTDKYLNGIPKDSRIAADGRYLKQDSITRKRLEQIKNLNDLAKERGESLAQMALRWVLKDDEVTSVLIGASKPSQIIENLKIINKMPITDDELRKIDDFSL, from the coding sequence ATGCAAATTTCTGAAAATAGATATGATAATATTATATATAATAGATGCGGTAAAAGCGGATTAAAACTTCCTATAGTTTCTTTAGGTCTTTGGCATAATTTCGGTGAAAACTGCGATTATAATAATATGAAGGATATGATAAAAACAGCTTTTGATAATGGAATAACACATTTTGATTTAGCTAATAATTACGGTCCGCCTTATGGTTCTGCTGAAATCAGTATGGGCAAAATATTAAATGACGGATTAAATAAATACAGAGATGAACTTATAATAAGCACTAAAGCCGGTTATGATATGTGGAAAGGTCCTTATGGAGATTGGGGCAGTAAGAAGTATTTAATAGCAAGCATCAATCAAAGTTTGAAAAGATTAGGACTTGAATATGTTGATATATTTTACCATCATAGAATGGATCCTGAAACTCCTTTAGAAGAAACTATTGAGGCATTAACTAGAATAGTAAAGAGCGGAAAAGCTTTATATGCAGGGCTTTCAAATTATGATGGTCCTACAATGGAAAAAGCTTCTAAATTACTTTATATGGCAAATGTACCATTCATCATAAATCAAAATAGGTATTCTATATTTGACAGAACTATAGAAAACAACGGATTAAAATTAAAAGCTAAAAAGTTAGGAAAAGGTATAATAGCATATAGCCCATTAGCTCAGGGATTATTAACAGATAAATATTTAAATGGTATTCCTAAAGACAGCAGAATAGCCGCTGACGGCAGATATTTAAAACAAGATTCTATAACTAGAAAAAGATTAGAGCAAATTAAAAACCTTAATGATTTAGCAAAGGAAAGAGGTGAAAGTTTAGCACAAATGGCTTTAAGATGGGTATTAAAAGATGATGAGGTTACAAGCGTTTTAATAGGGGCTTCAAAGCCTAGTCAAATAATAGAAAACCTAAAAATCATAAATAAAATGCCTATCACCGATGATGAATTAAGAAAGATTGACGATTTTAGCTTATAA
- a CDS encoding malic enzyme-like NAD(P)-binding protein: protein MSDELKIKALEYHSKGKAGKIEVIATKPCKTADDLSLAYTPGVAKPVLEIAENPNEAYKYTSKGNLVAVISNGTAILGLGDRGALASKPVMEGKGILFKRFADIDVFDIEINEKDPDKIIDIVKAIEPTFGGVNLEDIKAPECFKIEKTLIEKCCIPVFHDDQHGTAIICSAALINALEIANIDRKNAKIVFNGAGSAGISCAKMFVALGVPRENIIMCDSKGVITKDRIESVTEEKREFATDLKVKNLEEAMKGANVFAGLSVADCVTEDMVKSMAKNPIIFAMANPNPEIQYEKAIAIRDDLIMATGRSDYPNQINNVLGFPFIFRGALDVKSKAISEKMKMAASLALAALAKEKVPEEVFKAYDNKTFEYGKNYIVPKPFDPRVIEWVSPAVAKAACDEGLAREPIDDFEKYRASLKERMKKYWE, encoded by the coding sequence ATGTCAGATGAATTGAAAATTAAAGCATTGGAATATCATTCCAAAGGAAAAGCTGGAAAGATAGAAGTTATAGCCACAAAGCCATGTAAAACGGCTGATGATTTATCTTTAGCATATACTCCGGGAGTAGCTAAACCTGTACTTGAAATAGCTGAAAATCCCAATGAAGCATACAAATACACTTCAAAGGGAAATTTAGTAGCAGTTATTTCAAACGGAACTGCAATACTTGGTTTAGGAGACAGAGGGGCTTTAGCCTCAAAACCTGTTATGGAAGGAAAGGGAATATTATTCAAACGCTTTGCTGATATTGATGTATTTGATATAGAGATAAATGAAAAAGACCCAGATAAAATTATAGATATAGTAAAAGCAATAGAGCCTACTTTCGGAGGAGTTAATCTTGAAGATATAAAAGCTCCTGAATGCTTTAAAATAGAAAAAACTTTAATAGAAAAATGCTGTATTCCTGTTTTTCATGATGATCAGCATGGTACTGCTATAATATGCTCTGCTGCTTTGATTAATGCTTTGGAAATTGCTAATATAGATAGGAAAAATGCTAAGATAGTATTTAATGGTGCCGGTTCTGCTGGTATTTCATGTGCTAAAATGTTTGTAGCATTGGGTGTACCTAGAGAGAATATCATTATGTGCGATAGTAAAGGTGTAATTACTAAAGATAGAATAGAATCAGTTACTGAAGAGAAAAGAGAATTTGCAACTGATTTAAAAGTTAAGAACTTAGAAGAAGCCATGAAGGGAGCCAATGTTTTTGCCGGACTTTCTGTTGCTGACTGCGTTACTGAAGATATGGTGAAATCTATGGCTAAAAATCCAATAATATTTGCTATGGCTAATCCCAACCCTGAAATACAATACGAAAAGGCTATAGCTATAAGAGACGATTTGATTATGGCTACAGGAAGAAGCGATTATCCTAATCAGATTAATAATGTATTAGGATTTCCTTTCATATTCAGAGGGGCTTTGGATGTAAAATCAAAAGCTATATCAGAAAAAATGAAAATGGCTGCTTCATTGGCTCTAGCTGCACTTGCTAAAGAAAAAGTTCCTGAAGAAGTTTTCAAGGCTTATGATAATAAAACTTTTGAATATGGTAAAAATTATATAGTACCTAAACCTTTTGATCCTAGGGTTATTGAATGGGTATCGCCTGCTGTTGCTAAGGCTGCTTGTGATGAAGGGCTTGCTAGAGAGCCTATTGATGATTTTGAAAAATATAGGGCTTCTCTAAAAGAGAGAATGAAAAAGTATTGGGAATAA
- a CDS encoding ImmA/IrrE family metallo-endopeptidase, whose translation MYDINLYDILKNCVGSIFYNNEPNEKILIDLIDDNLFKSIFHKYIKASYLSHWKSTIENLVLQNRQRQIKNNLFDNTDFNNLFKVILDENNIGNLLNNISSLDNNLKESFKNIFCRDFNKTSSYIKRIILNSLYKIIIIQDDIDIPAMYSPDSNFFTDIIFIKKDMEVEEKRIIISHELGHIIINRILKENNSFTIDWNFVNEENLSNLFMYYILYDKSCFYSNKDYLNNFIKDSALDFKLSYKNILNKYS comes from the coding sequence ATGTATGATATCAATTTATATGATATATTAAAAAATTGTGTAGGTAGTATTTTTTATAATAATGAACCAAATGAAAAAATATTAATAGATTTAATAGATGATAACTTATTTAAGTCAATTTTTCATAAATATATTAAAGCTTCTTATTTATCACATTGGAAGAGTACCATAGAAAATTTAGTACTCCAAAATAGACAAAGACAGATTAAAAATAATTTATTTGATAATACAGATTTCAATAACTTATTTAAAGTAATTTTAGACGAAAATAATATCGGTAATCTATTAAATAATATTTCAAGTTTAGATAATAATTTAAAAGAATCATTTAAAAATATATTTTGTAGAGATTTCAATAAAACATCTTCATATATTAAAAGAATAATATTAAATTCTCTTTATAAAATAATTATAATACAAGATGATATAGATATACCTGCTATGTATTCACCTGATAGTAATTTCTTTACTGACATTATTTTTATAAAAAAAGATATGGAGGTAGAAGAAAAAAGAATAATAATATCACATGAACTTGGACATATAATAATAAATAGAATATTAAAGGAGAACAATTCATTTACTATAGATTGGAATTTTGTTAATGAAGAAAATTTATCTAACTTGTTTATGTATTATATTTTATATGATAAAAGCTGCTTCTATAGTAATAAAGATTATTTGAATAATTTCATCAAAGATTCAGCATTAGATTTTAAATTATCATATAAAAATATATTAAATAAATATTCATAA
- the serS gene encoding serine--tRNA ligase translates to MIDVKLIRENIELVEENLRKRRSKVSLDKLKELEHERLNLLKEVEQDRAKKNEASKKIGECMKAGNKDEAEKIKEEMKNFTESLNKKEEKLTELEESVNNEILYLPNMLSEDVPDGDDEKANKEIIRWGEPRKFDFEVKDHVDIAVGLDILDIERAVRMARTRFSLMKGKGAALERALINFMLKKHTSENGYTEYVPPMLVNSRTMTGTGQLPKFEEDLFKTTDDPALYLIPTAEVPLTNIYREEIIPESMLPLYCTAYTPCFRSEAGSYGKDMRGLIRQHQFDKVELVKVCAADKSKEEHEKMLKDAESILQALELPYRVVVLSSGDIGNAAYKTFDIEVWLPSQNTYREISSVSNCWDYQARRMQMRTRRNGKTELVHTLNGSGIAVGRTWIAILENYQQADGSVIIPEALRPFTGFDKIEKPN, encoded by the coding sequence ATGATAGATGTAAAATTAATAAGAGAAAATATTGAATTGGTAGAAGAAAACTTGAGAAAGAGAAGAAGTAAAGTATCTTTAGACAAGTTAAAAGAATTAGAACATGAAAGACTTAATTTATTAAAAGAAGTTGAACAGGACAGGGCGAAAAAAAATGAAGCTTCAAAAAAAATCGGCGAATGTATGAAAGCTGGAAATAAAGATGAAGCAGAAAAAATAAAAGAAGAGATGAAAAATTTCACAGAATCCTTAAATAAAAAAGAAGAGAAATTAACAGAATTAGAAGAATCGGTTAATAATGAAATACTTTATTTGCCTAATATGCTTTCTGAAGATGTTCCGGATGGAGATGATGAGAAAGCAAATAAAGAAATAATCAGATGGGGAGAGCCTCGTAAATTTGATTTTGAAGTGAAAGACCATGTGGATATAGCTGTGGGTCTTGATATTCTTGATATAGAAAGAGCTGTGAGAATGGCTAGAACTCGTTTTTCGCTTATGAAAGGCAAAGGTGCAGCATTAGAAAGAGCATTAATTAACTTTATGTTAAAAAAACACACTTCTGAAAATGGCTATACAGAATATGTACCTCCTATGCTTGTTAATTCAAGAACTATGACAGGTACAGGTCAGCTTCCAAAATTTGAAGAGGATCTATTTAAAACTACAGATGATCCTGCTTTATACCTTATACCTACTGCAGAAGTTCCTCTTACAAATATATACAGAGAAGAAATCATACCTGAAAGCATGCTTCCTCTATATTGTACTGCTTATACACCATGTTTTCGTTCTGAAGCTGGTTCTTATGGTAAGGATATGAGAGGTTTAATAAGACAGCATCAATTCGATAAAGTTGAGCTTGTGAAAGTATGTGCTGCTGACAAATCTAAAGAAGAGCATGAAAAGATGCTTAAAGATGCAGAAAGTATTTTACAGGCATTAGAACTTCCATACAGAGTAGTAGTTCTTTCTTCAGGAGATATAGGAAATGCAGCTTATAAAACTTTTGATATAGAAGTTTGGCTTCCTTCACAGAACACTTACAGAGAAATTTCAAGCGTTAGTAACTGTTGGGATTATCAGGCAAGAAGAATGCAGATGAGAACTAGAAGAAATGGAAAAACAGAATTAGTACATACTTTAAATGGTTCCGGTATTGCTGTAGGAAGAACTTGGATTGCCATACTTGAAAATTATCAGCAGGCAGACGGAAGTGTGATTATACCGGAGGCTTTAAGACCGTTTACAGGATTTGATAAGATAGAAAAGCCTAATTAA